TACGACAACGCGCTATACAGTTTATAGATAAagcaaagttttaatttatgctAAGAATTAAATGAATTGACAATTCtagttcgttttttttttcttatcccaTGAAACTCATCCAAACCAGCCAGATTAGACTAGAACTAGtatgtgtgtgttgactgactATATTACCAAATCAtattatggtctaagatccagcattagaaatatataccctcatatgtTACTTAATTGggagaaataaatgatatgatatgaaatgaaatgttcacattgcaaataggttgcttagttaaattgcggccaaacacatttttcattcaAACTCAAGGAAACCTTGTAAATCAAAGTCAGCCTAATACAGGTAAATTAAACTTAtgataagctttcatttgacatattagacaacTAATTACCGATGAGGGTATTTATCTGTTTACATCTGGCAACCttacagttgcagtgtgaaagcaggcaaccttttcaattcttttgggtatattctattaactattatagtgtacgattttttttaattaaccaatgaggggaggatattatttacacaattttttttttcaaaattatttatttaaaaaaaaaaaatgtgttaatgtgaatattttctgtcATATCATATACCAATAAAATAACGTAAGCAAGCGAGATTGACAAGGAAAGAGAATTAGAGAGAAAGAGAGgttattaaaaaacgaataagACTGaatgtgttttattaaaaataaaaaaccttgtatatcaaattaaatatttaaacatgtAAGTTCTGTTACTTTGAagagtattaataatattttgtggttTTGGCATCGGTGGGGGTGGCGGTGCTGTATTTTTATCGATAGTAGCAACACTATTATCGATATTCCGTATTGGCACTGAGGTGGTTTTATTGCTAGAATTCCTTAAACTGATATAATTAATACTACTTCCGTAAATACTAACAGGCGCGCAAACTTCGTACCCTAACTTAGCATAAAAATCTTCTTGACCTTTAGTCGATAAATGAATCGTCTCTAATTTTAGAACGTTTTTACAATAATCCTCGACTTTCTGCATTAGAAAAGTACCCAATCTTTTGCCGCGCATCGACTTGCGTATAACCACGGTCTCCAAAAAACAGCTATTTGGCATAATAGGTATAGGTGTGAGCTTGCAATGTCCGCAAagaagtttttctttatttatcaatattaaaCTGGTAGGTAATTCGTCGCAAGAGGCTTCAAGTGACATAATCCTTGCTTTTTCACTCCGTGGCCATTCATTGTTTATAAGCTCGCAGCATGGCATCAGATAATGTGGGTACTTGTGAAGTGGCAACACTTCTAGATGTTCAAAATCCATTTTCCCTTCTGAAACACAAAATATCAGAACTTTTTTCTAAAGGAATCATAACaatactactttttttttaaatatgttcagATCATTAAATAATAGGTAGAGCTTGGCTTCTGAAAGTAGAGACTTTAAAAATGGTCAGGCAAGTTAAAATATCTACTGTTTGTTGAAAAAACGCATTATAAGAAAACATTACTgcatattatttagttaaataaatcaaattgcaAGCATCATACTAAGTTATTTCAATAATAGTACTATAGTTTTGGAAATGcctactgattttttttaaatttgccggGCGATTTACTTTCATTCCAAACTCAATGCTATGTAAACGTACTTTGTCAATTGTCTTAATTTGTCAGTGATCGCCGTCAAGTGTCAAATTATTcgctgacttttttttttagtaatctgTGAGTTGTGACTATTAAACGTCAACGTCAATGtcagatataaaattaaatgtcaattTCATCTGTTTTACAATTTTTGCcgaatttacataaaaaacaacaaagaaACAAGTGAATTTTAACTATACACTTACATAAATTTTGCTGTTCGAAATCAGGTAATGTTTCCCAGTATAATTATGTGTTAAcacattttctttttcaatgaAAAAACCACAAGTGGCTCTAACGCTTTCCATGCCTGCGGAAAAAGAACTAACCTATTTTTAGCTGTCATTCAATACACAAGGTGCGTTGGCTTAGTGGTTAGGGAGATCGGAATTCTTAATGGTGGTAATGGGTGCAAATCCAAAGAAATATGCTAACTtaatttgtgaattttggttaaTGATTCAAtggatttataaatttattctatcgtatctaataaaaatatatattaaatcatattccatcatcaatattaatattgattacTGTTCGTGTACTGTAAACCAAGTTggtttaacttttttttctaatatttcgatatatttttttttatttccaaggTACAAATGGATGAAGATGACGATGTACCGGCATTATCTGCAGAGACATTTGCAGCCCTCCAAGAATTCTATGCTGAGAAGCAGAAACGACAAGAGATCCTAGAGAAGCTAGAGTCACAGAAACAGTtaacagaaaatataatttttgaggAAAACTGGGTAATTGGATCAGCAACTATACTATGATTAGTTATAGCTACCCATAACACTTAGGGGCTAGAAAATGCGTGTACTGCAATGTCGTGCACAAGGTTATCCACTAGGGTATGCGTTTATGACAAAAATGTACAAAgtagaaaattccttctccaatgaGCAGTAGTGCTTGTATTAAGTGTAATGTGTACtgtttgttatatatatttatttataatttaactagctgacgccgcgcggtttcacttgtgtggttcccgttcccgtaggaatatggggataatatagccttcctctatactatgtatctaacactgaaagaatttttcaaatcggaccagtagttcctgagattagcgcctacaaccgaacaaacaaactcttcagctttataatattataaataacaacagATGATTTGTCTACTTTCAGCAACTAAGTCAGTTCTGGTACAATGACACTACAGTGCAAGCTCTAGTGAAAGCTGTTGACAAATTGTTACCTGACAATGGAAAAGTAGCTCTTATATCATGTCCTACACTGTTTGTGCCAGTTAAGAGACAACTTGGAGCTACGGCAACTGGTAAGATATCAAAATAAGAAATAGTTTCCTTACATCAAATTATTGTGATGAaatatttcacttaaaaacacCTGAGAAAATCCATTTGATTCATCTAGAGATTAGTGTTAACAggcaaacagaaaataatttcaaaaattagtACTACTTCCACTGCTCATATTTTATTGCCCCAATTCAACCAATATTTTGGTGATTTTATTCaaaagtcaatttaaaaaataataatcttgtaCTTTGGCATCAGCAAATATACCTGACGCACTACAGTATTTAGGCATCAGAATGTGGTATGTGTTATTATACTGCACTATGATGCCGCTACGTGCTCTTCAGGTGCAATTGACCCAAAGCTGACTGGTGTAAAAGCATTG
The Bicyclus anynana chromosome 21, ilBicAnyn1.1, whole genome shotgun sequence genome window above contains:
- the LOC112054709 gene encoding N-alpha-acetyltransferase 80, with amino-acid sequence MDFEHLEVLPLHKYPHYLMPCCELINNEWPRSEKARIMSLEASCDELPTSLILINKEKLLCGHCKLTPIPIMPNSCFLETVVIRKSMRGKRLGTFLMQKVEDYCKNVLKLETIHLSTKGQEDFYAKLGYEVCAPVSIYGSSINYISLRNSSNKTTSVPIRNIDNSVATIDKNTAPPPPPMPKPQNIINTLQSNRTYMFKYLI